The Geotrypetes seraphini chromosome 8, aGeoSer1.1, whole genome shotgun sequence genome includes a region encoding these proteins:
- the CILP2 gene encoding cartilage intermediate layer protein 2 translates to MQRPAKCALGLLLVLNFASAQELTMERELPEPSQKKRGYAAAPDLASTGASEWTSWFNVDHPGGDGDYESLEAIRFYYRERLCARPIAIEARTTEWVPPEETGEIVHYSPEKGFWCVNKEQPEGVTCSNYHVRFQCPLDQLHWLNWSRWSACSQTACGAMGIQIRQRSCEIDNANPSSDGPIPKCEGHAIERRVCTTTSCTEAKWGKWSPWTPCTKTCGGGRRVRRRSCQKSSKKSLCVGRPIEVQKCAGSPCQACPLTCIADGVNKDCSGCSCHDHVLEGRVFSTEGMPLANAKVALQEKPLDILTTSGQSGGFRVLGICADGKTNVTIRLEKYAPATLPTIINGSKTSSVQVVLRRVEKPYILKHPESRVRAEGQRVAFCCDATGTPVPFKYYWYHNETLLDKKVYKYDKRLILRNLQPQQAGTYHCKASSNIGVMKSASAHLTVVGKGQSVCDSKPQEHQIKMPTECFQAATRSHYYNVGKCPNSRCAGKGGSDLQCNDSINFCCGVKRMEIQEVKCLGYTLPIKVVTECGCAKCIKPKMLVRGRVVAVDNGEPLQFGEIFIGKEQVGFTGYKGAFTIEVPPNTKRLVVKFVDRFQKFLDTIKVFPFDERGGSVYHDVKVMRKKDPIDLDAKKTNTIILGDAEEENPIGEIVIPPNSFITANGEVYNGTVKASVTFLDPRNITAAAAASSDLTFVNNEGDLIPLRTYGMFAVDFREEASNEVLQTGQMEVHMDVEQIKMPEHIQKMKLWSLNPETGIWEEESEFQYQKNKRKKREERTFLIGNLQIRERRLFNLDVPEYRRCFVKVRAYMNEKFIPNEQMEGVVINLINLEPMAGFSSNPRAWGRFDSVITGPNGACLPAFCDEKRVDAYTAYVTATLGGEEMEAAPSTPRLNPNIIGVSQPYLNKLGYRRTDHEDSSFKKTAFKINLAKPNPNNIDETNGPIYAYRNFKGCDDAPVSANHFRFYRVEADKYEYNVVPFQESDLTSWTGDYLSWWPNPQEFRACFIKVKLNGPVEYIVRSQNVGGTHPRTRGRLYGIRDIRSVRDMTIYNSSAACVEFKCSGMLFDQAQVDRTVVSIMPQGSCRRTLINPLLQEYLNRHPPLIEQNDTSSFGMLAPVDPLGHNYGIYTVTDQNPRLAKEIAIGRCFDGTSDGFSREMKSDMGTALTFTCQEKAVTRHSFFQRLLTSPGDTLSEIRRGMRENEQLQGPSQVVPYPAGMSSRFPSQSRRITSIRRRVNSLRSPSLQ, encoded by the exons GTGCATCAGAGTGGACATCCTGGTTTAACGTTGACCATCCTGGAGGCGATGGTGACTATGAGAGCTTGGAGGCAATCCGCTTCTATTACCGGGAACGTCTCTGTGCCCGCCCTATTGCCATAGAGGCAAGAACCACGGAATGGGTACCTCCAGAGGAAACAGGGGAGATTGTGCACTACAGCCCAGAGAAAGGATTTTGGTGTGTCAACAAGGAGCAGCCTGAAGGTGTAACATGCTCCAACTACCATGTCCGCTTCCAGTGTCCCCTGG ATCAGCTGCACTGGTTAAACTGGTCGCGCTGGAGCGCCTGCTCCCAAACTGCTTGTGGGGCAATGGGGATCCAGATCCGCCAGCGCTCCTGTGAGATTGACAATGCAAACCCATCATCCGACGGTCCAATTCCCAAGTGTGAAGGCCATGCAATAGAACGGAGGGTGTGCACCACCACATCCTGCACAG AGGCAAAGTGGGGCAAATGGAGTCCCTGGACCCCATGTACGAAGACATGTGGTGGAGGGCGCCGGGTCAGGCGCAGGAGCTGTCAAAAGTCTTCCAAGAAATCCCTCTGTGTTGGTCGACCTATCGAAGTTCAGAAGTGTGCTGGCTCCCCTTGTCAAG CTTGCCCGTTAACATGCATTGCGGACGGTGTTAACAAGGACTGCAGCGGCTGCAGCTGTCATGACCATGTGCTGGAGGGCCGTGTTTTTTCCACCGAAGGCATGCCTCTTGCCAACGCCAAAGTAGCACTGCAGGAGAAACCTCTGGACATTCTCACCACATCAGGCCAGAGTGGCGGGTTTCGTGTGTTGGGGATCTGTGCCGATGGCAAAACCAATGTCACCATTCGGCTAGAGAAGTACGCACCTGCCACCCTTCCAACCATTATCAATGGCTCTAAGACCTCCAGCGTTCAAGTTGTTCTCAGACGAGTAG AGAAACCTTATATATTGAAGCACCCAGAGTCAAGGGTCCGGGCAGAAGGGCAGCGAGTGGCTTTCTGTTGTGATGCAACGGGCACCCCAGTGCCATTCAAATATTACTG GTACCACAATGAAACTCTCCTGGACAAAAAGGTGTACAAATATGACAAGCGCCTGATTCTGCGGAATCTGCAGCCACAGCAGGCCGGAACATATCACTGCAAAGCAAGCAGTAACATCGGAGTAATGAAATCTGCATCAGCTCATCTCACCGTCGTAG gCAAAGGACAGTCTGTCTGTGACAGTAAACCTCAGGAGCATCAGATAAAAATGCCCACCGAGTGCTTTCAAGCTGCAACCCGCTCCCATTATTACAATGTAGGCAAGTGTCCCAACAGTCGATGTGCTGGGAAGGGAGGATCTGACCTTCAGTGCAATGACAGCATCAACTTTTGTTGTGGGGTCAAACGCATGGAGATCCAGGAGGTGAAGTGCCTTGGATACACCCTCCCAATCAAAGTAGTGACTGAATGTGGATGTGCCAAGTGTATCAAGCCCAAAATGCTGGTCCGTGGCCGAGTGGTGGCGGTGGACAATGGAGAACCCCTTCAGTTTGGGGAGATTTTCATTGGGAAGGAGCAGGTTGGCTTCACAGGATACAAGGGAGCATTCACCATTGAAGTACCACCAAATACTAAAAGGCTGGTGGTGAAATTTGTAGATCGCTTCCAAAAGTTTCTGGACACCATCAAAGTCTTTCCCTTTGATGAAAGGGGGGGCTCGGTCTATCATGATGTcaaagtgatgaggaaaaaagATCCCATTGATTTAGATGCCAAGAAAACCAATACTATCATTTTGGGAGATGCTGAGGAGGAAAATCCTATTGGAGAGATTGTGATACCACCGAATTCATTCATTACAGCCAATGGTGAGGTGTACAATGGGACAGTTAAAGCTAGTGTCACTTTCTTGGATCCCCGGAACATTACTGCAGCAGCTGCTGCCTCCAGTGACCTTACTTTTGTCAATAATGAAGGTGATTTGATCCCTCTGAGGACATATGGCATGTTTGCAGTGGACTTCAGAGAAGAAGCTTCCAATGAGGTCCTTCAGACAGGCCAAATGGAAGTACATATGGATGTGGAACAGATCAAAATGCCCGAACATATCCAGAAAATGAAACTTTGGTCTCTAAATCCTGAAACAGGTATCTGGGAGGAAGAGAGTGAGTTTCAGTACCAGAAAAATAAACGAAAGAAGCGAGAGGAAAGAACCTTCCTAATTGGCAACCTACAGATACGGGAGAGACGTCTTTTTAATTTAGATGTGCCCGAATATAGGCGCTGCTTTGTCAAAGTCCGGGCATACATGAATGAGAAGTTCATCCCTAATGAGCAGATGGAAGGAGTGGTCATCAACCTTATTAATCTTGAGCCAATGGCTGGCTTCTCTTCCAACCCTCGAGCCTGGGGCAGGTTTGACAGTGTTATAACTGGACCCAATGGAGCTTGCCTGCCTGCTTTTTGTGATGAAAAAAGAGTTGATGCTTACACGGCCTATGTCACTGCCACTCTTGGAGGAGAGGAGATGGAGGCAGCACCTTCCACTCCTAGGTTAAACCCCAATATTATTGGAGTTTCTCAGCCATACCTTAACAAGCTGGGTTACAGGAGAACTGATCATGAAGATTCTAGCTTCAAGAAAACAGCCTTCAAGATTAATCTGGCTAAGCCTAATCCCAACAACATTGATGAAACCAATGGTCCCATATATGCTTACAGGAATTTTAAAGGCTGTGATGATGCTCCTGTCTCTGCTAACCACTTTCGATTTTACCGAGTTGAAGCAGACAAGTATGAATATAATGTGGTACCCTTCCAAGAAAGTGATTTGACCTCTTGGACTGGGGATTATCTTTCCTGGTGGCCCAACCCTCAAGAGTTTAGAGCCTGCTTTATTAAAGTAAAACTCAATGGTCCAGTAGAGTACATAGTGAGATCCCAAAATGTTGGGGGTACCCACCCTAGGACCAGAGGTAGACTTTATGGGATAAGAGATATACGTAGCGTGCGGGACATGACCATATACAATAGCTCAGCTGCCTGTGTAGAATTTAAGTGCAGTGGGATGCTTTTTGATCAGGCCCAGGTTGACCGCACTGTTGTTTCAATCATGCCGCAAGGAAGTTGTCGTCGTACATTAATAAATCCTTTATTACAGGAGTATTTAAACAGGCACCCTCCACTGATTGAACAGAATGACACCTCTTCCTTTGGCATGCTTGCCCCTGTAGACCCATTGGGCCATAACTATGGGATCTACACCGTCACTGACCAGAACCCACGACTGGCCAAGGAAATTGCTATTGGGAGGTGCTTTGATGGCACCTCTGATGGTTTCTCCAGGGAGATGAAGTCAGATATGGGAACAGCCCTGACCTTCACTTGCCAGGAAAAGGCTGTGACACGTCATAGCTTCTTTCAGCGCCTGCTCACCTCCCCTGGCGACACCCTGTCTGAGATTCGGCGCGGGATGAGGGAGAATGAGCAGCTGCAGGGTCCCTCCCAAGTGGTGCCTTACCCTGCAGGAATGAGCAGTCGGTTTCCAAGCCaatccaggagaattacaagcaTCCGGAGAAGGGTGAATTCCCTCCGTTCTCCCTCCCTACAGTAA
- the LOC117365509 gene encoding CENPB DNA-binding domain-containing protein 1-like produces the protein MTTKRKLSLSTPQPSKKERKAIDLDTKMMIIKQYKGGKKVNAIACDIKLSHFTVSTIMKDKNRICEAVKGSAPLRSTVITKQRTGPIHEMENLLNIWMEDQIHKRMPLSFFTVQSKARSLFGTLKERAGEDYSQ, from the coding sequence ATGACTACCAAGAGGAAATTGTCTCTATCCACTCCTCAGCCttccaaaaaggaaagaaaggccaTAGATCTAGACACCAAAATGATGATAATAAAACAGTATaaaggaggaaagaaagtgaATGCGATTGCATGTGATATAAAGTTATCACACTTTACTGTGTCGACTATTATGAAGGACAAAAATAGAATTTGTGAAGCTGTGAAAGGTTCTGCACCTTTGCGGTCAACAGTGATTACGAAGCAACGTACTGGGCCCATCCATGAAATGGAGAACTTGTTAAACATTTGGATGGAAGATCAGATTCACAAGCGGATGCCCTTAAGCTTCTTTACCGTACAGTCAAAGGCTAGAAGTCTGTTTGGGACTTTAAAGGAACGTGCCGGAGAAGACTACAGTCAATAA